Part of the Zingiber officinale cultivar Zhangliang chromosome 6A, Zo_v1.1, whole genome shotgun sequence genome, TTCCATTTCCCTTTTTCATCTTTGCTTCGGGATTTCCGCTTCCAAGAGAGTGCGAGAGAGAGGGAGAGCAGATGGCGGTCGCGGAAGCTTGGGAGACGGTGCAGAAGGCAATCGAGGCATACACCGGTCTATCGCCGGCGATCTTCTTCACGGTGCTGGCGATAGCCTGGGCGCTTTACCACTCGTTGGTGGGGTTCctggcgccgccgccgccgccgcctcgctCAAGGGAGCGGGAGGAGGAGCCCCTGCCGCCGCCTCTCCAGCTCGGGGAGATCACCGAGGAGGAGCTCCGAGTCTACGATGGATCCGATCCTAAGAAGCCGCTCCTCATGGCCATCAAGGCTCAGATCTATGACGTCACCCAAAGCAGGTTCGTCGCTTGCTCGATTTCTTGATGTGATTGATATGGTCTTGGTGGATTATTTTTCGATCTTGATTGCTGCCCCTTACTTCCTGAGATTTCTAGGGTTCGAAATTTTACCTACCttactatttatttcttttaggGCATTAGATGTTGGATCAATTGGATGACATAGAACTTCAATCTTAAACGGTCTATGGTGATCGTATAACTATCATGGCATGTTATTGTCGACTCCTGCGACTACCGTAAATACCGAATAAAACTCAATAAATGGCAATAGTGATTTTGTATGTGGTTGTCTCGTCGAGAACTTTGGCACCCAAACCGATGGGAGTATATCGACTTAAATATGCGGCATGGGGTTTTATTTGAGCAATGAACTGGATAATCTGGACAATTGAACAAACATATCCGTGCTAGAACTTCATTATTAACTCTAACCAGGATTTTGCTTTATGTAAATTGCAGGAAATTGTATCGTACTATGCAAATCAATTAGtagaatattttttacttaacgcTAGTTTTTGAGGTAAAACCACAGTTGGATTTCATAATCAGCATCCATACTATGCAATGCTTAATTCCTATGTCTTTTTTGCGATTCCTAAATTATGGAAACTTAGTTTGGacgtcattgggtgaaaatatatcTCTACTTGTTGAGACAATCTAAACCCCTTTTTTTTTTGCGTGTGAAAAAATGatgaattttcaactcaaaattagTCTTTACCTATCACGAACACTGTGATGATTTGcctggtttatttgattttctatcctgcttcaattaaattcttttttacaTCATTGCATCACATCACGTCACAAATTTTCACACCATATCACATTCGATTTTAGTGCATATTGTTCTGGAACTCTATTCTATAGGCTCAGTGCATGAAAGACTAAGTTTATGCAGTTTGTCGAATGTATATTCTTTTCAAGACTATACTTTCCCTTAACAAGTCACGACTTAGTAGCCGCTTTCTATTCCCTCTCCAAAATATCAGTTCACTGTATCTTTGTTGCTTACCATTCACTAAAAAAACTACCTGAATTATGTTCAAATTCTTTGACCGCTCCTTACGGTGTAGAAAATGACTTTTGGTTCTTAGTTGTTGCGTGTTTTGCTAACCGTGAGCAGTAAGTAGTAGCCTTTGGCCTCCACTAACCCAACCTTGTGTTGCTCTGTGGCTAATCGTATCATCTGAACCAACACATTTAGAAAAAATATTCACTTTTCTGCTCGCTTCAACAGGATGTTCTATGGGCCTGGTGGGCCGTatgctttatttgcaggcaaaGATGCAAGTCGTGCATTGGCAAAGATGTCATTCGAACCAACAGATCTGACCAGTGATATCTCTGATCTAGGTCCTTTCGAGCTTGAGGCTTTGCAGGATTGGG contains:
- the LOC121997437 gene encoding membrane steroid-binding protein 1-like, encoding MAVAEAWETVQKAIEAYTGLSPAIFFTVLAIAWALYHSLVGFLAPPPPPPRSREREEEPLPPPLQLGEITEEELRVYDGSDPKKPLLMAIKAQIYDVTQSRMFYGPGGPYALFAGKDASRALAKMSFEPTDLTSDISDLGPFELEALQDWEYKFMSKYVKVGTVKKAVPESSDCGPSEVTEGTQQDVSSETGVSRELPAETKEADLDAEPPTEKVVKSDHHEVEQLAEVNRSEADDGHVEVKELGSSKDAKD